From Pararge aegeria chromosome 9, ilParAegt1.1, whole genome shotgun sequence, the proteins below share one genomic window:
- the LOC120626561 gene encoding zinc finger protein 263-like isoform X2, which produces MGSEHYCLRWNNHQSNLLGVFSQLLHDESLVDVTLACSEGASIRAHKVVLSACSSYFRSLFVDHPSRHPIVILKDVGLEELRTLVDFMYKGEVNVQYCQLPALLKTAESLQVKGLAEMTTLSAAGIDARNVPEPMEECQQQDIRDCTETHDRLDLRESRDKEERREGKECREIRERECKDTRDSHREARETRDLREHREWDRERERETRDLIRDTRDTRDPRDHRESRDHRESREVKDNREPRDLREIRDPRDHRDSRDPREPPEASPPRISPLLSVRRFRPETSIETPTLTHPPIPKDEPPDDPMRPSSPEEDSVSIRSNGANESVGINMTINSHGILGPRYSPVEQRLSVLNTLPHPGLPHPSHSSLSSPRNEPIAGPSGLPPVQQVPLSLKKEADWDRNNDEKVGEPPTEYRLQHESEYEGSGRGRIEEGERAYPCIHCGATFPHQSKLTRHILTTHTLDTLKYRDALMGRPMGLPLIGQFSEPTYLSMPAEETPLDLDIGPVEPGNVVLCKFCGKSFPDVSSLIAHLPVHTGDRPFKCEFCGKAFKLRHHMKDHCRVHTGERPFRCVLCGKTFSRSTILKAHEKTHYPKYARKFLSPSPVDTEEESPHQ; this is translated from the exons ATGGGAAGTGAGCACTATTGCCTGAGGTGGAACAATCATCAGAGCAACCTGCTCGGCGTTTTCAGCCAACTGCTACACGACGAGAGCTTGGTGGACGTCACGCTCGCCTGTTCCGAAGGTGCCTCCATCCGGGCTCATAAG GTAGTTTTATCCGCGTGCTCGTCATACTTCCGTTCGCTTTTTGTGGACCATCCCTCGCGACATCCCATCGTGATCCTTAAGGACGTGGGCTTGGAAGAGCTCAGAACACTCGTCGACTTCATGTACAAGGGAGAGGTCAACGTACAATATTGCCAACTGCCTGCTCTCCTTAAAACTGCTGAGAGCCTTCAG GTCAAAGGATTAGCTGAAATGACGACCCTAAGTGCAGCCGGTATAGATGCAAGAAACGTCCCAGAACCTATGGAGGAATGTCAACAACAAGATATAAGGGACTGCACAGAAACGCATGATAGGTTAGATCTGCGGGAGTCTCGGGATAAGGAAGAGAGAAGAGAAGGAAAGGAATGTAGAGAAATTCGTGAAAGGGAGTGTAAAGATACCAGGGACAGTCATAGAGAAGCTCGCGAAACGAGGGATTTAAGAGAGCATAGAGAATGGGATAGGGAACGTGAGAGAGAGACCCGTGACTTAATTAGAGACACTCGAGATACTCGAGACCCACGTGATCACCGAGAGTCCAGGGACCATAGAGAATCGCGAGAAGTAAAAGATAACAGAGAACCCCGTGATTTACGAGAAATAAGGGATCCGCGAGACCATCGTGACTCACGTGATCCCAGAGAGCCACCAGAAGCCTCTCCTCCCAGAATATCCCCCTTATTATCTGTGCGACGATTTAGGCCTGAAACCTCAATCGAGACACCGACCCTGACGCATCCACCTATACCCAAAGATGAACCACCTGACGACCCAATGCGTCCATCATCACCGGAAGAGGACTCAGTGTCTATAAGGTCAAATGGAGCCAATGAAAGCGTGG GTATCAATATGACAATAAACAGCCATGGCATCCTTGGACCGAGATATTCACCTGTGGAACAACGGTTGAGCGTTTTGAACACACTACCTCACCCAGGCCTGCCACATCCGTCACATAGCTCTCTGTCAAGTCCTAGAAATGAACCAATTGCTGGCCCCTCTGGATTACCACCTGTCCAACAAGTACCTTTG tcCTTAAAGAAAGAAGCTGACTGGGATAGAAATAATGATGAAAAAGTTGGCGAGCCACCAACAGAATACAGGCTCCAGCATGAATCG GAGTACGAAGGGTCCGGTAGGGGGAGAATTGAGGAAGGGGAGAGGGCGTACCCTTGCATACATTGCGGAGCGACGTTCCCGCACCAGAGCAAACTGACCCGGCATATACTGACGACACACACGCTCGACACACTGAAGTATCGCGATGCGTTAATGGGCAGGCCGATGGGATTGCCGTTGATCGGACAGTTTAGCGAACCGACCTATTTGAGCATGCCGGCCGAAGAAACTCCCCTCGATTTAGACATCGGTCCAGTTGAACCAGGCAACGTGGTGTTATGCAAGTTTTGTGGCAAGAGCTTTCCGGACGTTTCGTCGTTGATCGCACATTTGCCGGTTCATACGGGAGATCGACCTTTTAAGTGCGAATTTTGTGGGAAGGCGTTTAAATTAAGGCATCATATGAAGGATCACTGTAGAGTTCATACGG GTGAGCGACCGTTTCGATGTGTGTTGTGCGGCAAGACTTTTTCACGGTCTACGATACTGAAGGCGCACGAGAAAACGCACTATCCGAAATACGCGCGTAAGTTCCTGTCACCGAGCCCCGTCGACACGGAAGAAGAGAGTCCACATCAATGA